A portion of the Cyanobium sp. PCC 7001 genome contains these proteins:
- a CDS encoding glycosyltransferase family 2 protein, which produces MDLSVVVPLYNEEESVPLLVEQVLKAVRPLGLAHELVVVDDGSTDGTAAVLSRLSEVVPELVVVLLRRNYGQTAAMAAGFDASRGAVIVTLDGDLQNDPADIPVLLERLDQGYDLVSGWRHQRQDHALWRLLPSRLANRLIARVTGVRLHDYGCSLKAYRREVVDDLNLYGELHRFLPALAFIEGARISEVQVNHHARRFGRSKYGLDRTFRVLMDLLTVWFMKRFLTRPMHVFGFGGLAAMLLGLLFTAALVVEKLVLGAEIGDRPLLLVALISVLAGVQLFCFGLLAEVQMRTYHESQGRPIYRVRATLRGSGGAGSAG; this is translated from the coding sequence ATGGATCTCTCGGTGGTGGTGCCCCTCTACAACGAGGAGGAGAGCGTGCCGCTGCTGGTGGAGCAGGTGCTGAAGGCGGTGCGCCCGCTCGGCCTGGCCCATGAGCTGGTGGTGGTGGACGACGGCTCCACCGATGGCACCGCCGCCGTGCTCAGCCGCCTCAGTGAGGTCGTGCCGGAGCTGGTGGTGGTGCTGCTGCGCCGCAACTACGGCCAGACGGCCGCCATGGCCGCAGGTTTCGATGCCAGCCGCGGTGCGGTGATCGTGACCCTGGACGGGGACCTGCAGAACGATCCGGCCGACATTCCGGTGCTGCTGGAACGGCTGGATCAGGGCTACGACCTGGTGAGCGGCTGGCGCCACCAGCGGCAGGACCACGCCCTGTGGCGGCTGCTGCCCAGCCGCCTGGCCAACCGATTGATCGCCCGGGTCACCGGCGTGCGCCTGCACGATTACGGCTGCTCCCTGAAGGCCTACCGCCGCGAGGTGGTGGACGACCTGAACCTCTACGGCGAGCTGCACCGCTTCCTGCCGGCGCTGGCCTTCATCGAGGGAGCCCGGATCAGCGAGGTGCAGGTGAACCACCACGCCCGCCGCTTCGGCCGCAGCAAGTACGGCCTGGATCGCACCTTCCGCGTGCTGATGGATCTGCTCACCGTGTGGTTCATGAAGCGGTTCCTCACCCGCCCCATGCACGTGTTCGGCTTCGGCGGCCTGGCGGCCATGCTGCTGGGGCTGCTGTTCACCGCCGCCCTGGTGGTGGAGAAGCTGGTGCTGGGCGCGGAGATCGGCGACCGCCCGCTGCTGCTGGTGGCCCTGATCAGCGTGCTCGCCGGCGTGCAGCTGTTCTGCTTCGGCCTGCTGGCCGAGGTGCAGATGCGCACCTATCACGAAAGCCAGGGGCGGCCGATCTACAGGGTGCGGGCCACATTGCGCGGCAGCGGCGGCGCTGGATCGGCCGGCTGA
- a CDS encoding HEAT repeat domain-containing protein yields MPPSSLGAAAAVLALLFWLLRRRRPAVVLRSTDASAVAALNRAQMTESAAADQAERGVRARQDPGSDGRAGDLETAEAWPQPWRPPDLHERGRVLRDLHQRLRGDDATRLTAMRVARLWGDPCVVSLLRRGLRDPDPAVMREAALGLERFRGRTAVPQPADPAPPLPRNVARTL; encoded by the coding sequence ATGCCTCCCTCCAGCCTGGGCGCCGCGGCGGCGGTTCTGGCCCTCCTCTTCTGGTTGCTGCGTCGCCGGCGGCCCGCCGTGGTGCTCCGCTCCACCGATGCCTCCGCCGTGGCGGCGCTCAACCGGGCCCAGATGACGGAGTCCGCTGCTGCGGACCAGGCTGAACGTGGAGTCCGGGCACGGCAGGATCCGGGTTCTGATGGTCGCGCCGGCGACCTGGAGACCGCCGAGGCCTGGCCACAGCCCTGGCGTCCACCGGACCTCCATGAGCGCGGCCGGGTGCTGCGCGATCTGCACCAACGCCTCCGCGGTGATGACGCGACCCGCCTCACCGCCATGCGGGTCGCCCGCCTCTGGGGTGATCCCTGCGTGGTGTCCCTGCTCAGGCGGGGGCTGCGGGACCCGGACCCCGCCGTGATGCGTGAAGCCGCGCTGGGACTGGAACGGTTCCGGGGGCGTACGGCGGTGCCTCAGCCGGCCGATCCAGCGCCGCCGCTGCCGCGCAATGTGGCCCGCACCCTGTAG
- a CDS encoding photosystem I reaction center subunit VIII, translating into MTGEFAAAWMPSVFVPLVGILGPAVAMALLFNVIEARD; encoded by the coding sequence ATGACTGGAGAATTCGCTGCCGCCTGGATGCCCTCGGTGTTTGTGCCCCTTGTCGGGATCCTCGGCCCAGCCGTGGCGATGGCCCTGCTGTTCAACGTGATCGAGGCCCGCGACTGA
- a CDS encoding photosystem I reaction center subunit XI, translated as MTVTPVADPCVGNLATPVNSSYFTKAFLNALPAYRPALSPNRRGLEVGMAHGFFLYGPFAITGPLRLTEYASTAGLLATIGLVSILTVCLSIYGTAGTGPNVQPPDATIDTPPADLFTKAGWAEFASGFWLGGCGGAAFAWFLAGTAVVAPLVNIAGGVWSVG; from the coding sequence ATGACCGTGACCCCCGTGGCCGACCCCTGTGTCGGCAATCTGGCCACCCCCGTCAACAGCAGCTACTTCACCAAGGCCTTCCTGAACGCCCTGCCGGCCTACCGACCGGCCCTTTCCCCCAACCGTCGCGGCCTGGAAGTGGGCATGGCCCACGGCTTCTTCCTCTACGGCCCCTTCGCCATCACCGGTCCGCTCCGCCTCACGGAATACGCCAGCACGGCGGGCCTGCTGGCCACGATCGGTCTGGTGTCGATCCTCACGGTGTGCCTGTCCATCTACGGCACGGCCGGCACCGGCCCCAATGTCCAGCCGCCTGATGCCACGATCGACACCCCCCCGGCTGACCTGTTCACCAAGGCCGGGTGGGCCGAATTCGCCAGCGGCTTCTGGCTCGGCGGTTGCGGTGGCGCAGCCTTCGCCTGGTTCCTCGCCGGCACCGCCGTGGTGGCCCCGCTGGTGAACATCGCCGGTGGTGTCTGGAGCGTCGGCTGA
- a CDS encoding CrcB family protein: protein MRPPLRRELADLVLLAAGAIPGALLRWQLDGLAAANTGPYAGLLQASLLANLAGCLLIGLLIVQPPQRARLYLLAGIGFCGSLTTFSSWMLALARRLSTGELLAAAGVLLVSLFGGLALVALGAWLGRQLWRQASP, encoded by the coding sequence ATGAGGCCTCCGCTGCGCCGGGAGCTGGCTGACCTGGTTCTGCTGGCGGCTGGAGCGATCCCGGGGGCCTTGCTGCGCTGGCAGCTCGATGGGCTGGCCGCAGCCAACACGGGCCCCTACGCGGGGCTGCTGCAAGCCTCGCTGCTCGCCAATCTGGCCGGTTGCCTTCTGATCGGCCTGCTGATCGTTCAACCGCCCCAGCGTGCCCGGCTGTACCTGCTCGCTGGCATCGGGTTCTGCGGCAGTCTCACCACCTTCTCCTCCTGGATGCTGGCGCTGGCCCGGCGACTCTCCACCGGCGAGTTGCTTGCCGCGGCCGGGGTGCTGCTGGTGAGCCTGTTCGGTGGCCTGGCGCTGGTGGCGCTTGGGGCCTGGCTGGGCAGGCAACTGTGGAGACAAGCGTCGCCCTGA
- a CDS encoding CrcB family protein has product MSSVPVATGALLVALGVLPGAWLRFRVVNHLEPMLPRKHWGTFGVNMAACFALGLLVAMQQSCGGAGQRTLLLMGTGFLGGFSTFSSFVAELYVVLCQCHWAEAVLLASGSVLGGLLAMQLGLFIGGLP; this is encoded by the coding sequence ATGTCCTCTGTGCCCGTTGCCACCGGAGCGCTTCTGGTGGCCCTCGGCGTTCTTCCCGGTGCCTGGTTGCGCTTCCGGGTGGTGAACCATCTCGAACCGATGCTGCCCCGCAAGCACTGGGGCACCTTCGGGGTGAACATGGCGGCCTGCTTTGCGCTGGGTCTGCTCGTGGCCATGCAGCAGAGCTGCGGTGGCGCCGGTCAGCGCACGCTGCTGCTGATGGGCACGGGATTCCTGGGGGGATTCAGCACCTTTTCCTCCTTCGTGGCCGAGCTCTACGTGGTGCTGTGCCAGTGCCACTGGGCCGAGGCGGTGCTGCTGGCGTCGGGCTCGGTGCTGGGAGGCCTCCTGGCCATGCAGCTGGGCCTGTTCATCGGTGGCCTGCCATGA
- the psaB gene encoding photosystem I core protein PsaB: MATKFPSFSQGLAQDPTTRRIWYGIATAHDFESHDGMTEERLYQKLFSTHFGHLAIIGLWVSGNLFHIAWQGNFEQWVTDPLHVRPIAHAIWDPHFGQGAIAAFTQAGASSPVNIAYSGLYHWWYTIGMRTNAELYQGAIFMMILSAWALFAGWLHLQPKFRPSLAWFKNAESRLNHHLAVLFGFSSIAWTGHLVHVAIPESRGQHVGWDNFLSVLPHPAGLAPFFTGNWGVYAQNPDTTYQVFGTAEGSGTAILTFLGGFHPQSEALWLTDIAHHHLAIGCLFVIAGHMYRTNFGIGHSIREILDAHNPPAGTPGDLGAGHKGLYDTINNSLHFQLGLALASLGVVTSLVAQHMYSMPSYAFIAKDYTTQAALYTHHQYIAIFLMCGAFAHGAIFFIRDYDPEANKNNVLARMLEHKEAIISHLSWVSLFLGFHTLGLYVHNDVVVAFGTPEKQILVEPVFAQFVQAASGKAIYGMNVLLANPDSLVSNAPGPGAVWLPGWLDGINAGDNSLFLQIGPGDFLVHHAIALGLHTTTLILVKGALDARGSKLMPDKKDFGYSFPCDGPGRGGTCDISAWDAFYLAVFWALNTVGWLTFYWHWKHLAIWQGNVAQFNESSTYLMGWFRDYLWLNSSQLINGYNPAGSNNLAVWAWMFLFGHLVWATGFMFLISWRGYWQELIETIVWAHQRTPLANLVGWRDKPVALSIVQARVVGLAHFTVGYFLTYAAFLIASTSGKFG; the protein is encoded by the coding sequence ATGGCAACGAAATTTCCTTCGTTCAGCCAGGGTCTGGCACAGGACCCGACAACCCGCCGTATCTGGTACGGCATTGCCACGGCTCACGACTTCGAGAGCCACGACGGCATGACCGAGGAGCGGCTTTACCAAAAGCTGTTCTCCACCCACTTCGGTCACCTGGCCATCATTGGCCTCTGGGTTTCGGGCAACCTGTTCCATATCGCCTGGCAGGGCAACTTTGAGCAGTGGGTCACCGATCCTCTGCATGTCCGTCCCATCGCTCACGCGATCTGGGACCCCCACTTCGGCCAAGGAGCCATCGCCGCCTTCACCCAGGCCGGTGCCTCCTCCCCGGTGAACATTGCGTACTCCGGCCTGTACCACTGGTGGTACACGATCGGCATGCGCACCAACGCCGAGCTCTATCAAGGGGCCATCTTCATGATGATCCTCTCGGCCTGGGCTCTGTTCGCCGGCTGGCTTCACCTCCAGCCCAAGTTCCGGCCTTCCCTGGCCTGGTTCAAGAACGCTGAGTCCCGCCTGAACCACCACCTCGCGGTGCTGTTCGGCTTCAGCTCCATCGCCTGGACCGGTCACCTGGTCCACGTGGCCATTCCTGAATCCCGTGGTCAGCACGTGGGTTGGGACAACTTCCTCTCGGTGCTGCCGCACCCTGCGGGACTGGCCCCCTTCTTCACCGGCAACTGGGGCGTCTACGCCCAGAATCCCGACACCACCTATCAGGTGTTCGGCACCGCTGAAGGCTCCGGCACGGCGATCCTCACTTTCCTGGGTGGTTTCCACCCCCAGAGCGAGGCCCTCTGGCTCACGGACATCGCCCATCACCACCTGGCGATCGGCTGCCTGTTCGTGATCGCGGGTCACATGTACCGCACCAACTTCGGTATCGGCCACTCGATCCGCGAGATCCTCGACGCCCACAACCCTCCCGCCGGCACTCCCGGTGATCTGGGTGCGGGCCACAAGGGGCTCTACGACACCATCAACAACTCGCTCCACTTCCAGCTGGGTCTTGCCCTGGCGAGCCTCGGTGTGGTGACGAGCCTGGTGGCGCAGCACATGTATTCGATGCCGTCCTATGCGTTCATCGCCAAGGACTACACGACGCAGGCTGCCCTTTACACCCACCACCAGTACATCGCCATCTTCCTGATGTGCGGTGCCTTCGCCCACGGTGCGATCTTCTTCATCCGTGACTACGACCCCGAGGCCAACAAGAACAACGTTCTGGCCCGGATGCTCGAGCACAAGGAAGCGATCATCAGCCACCTGAGCTGGGTCTCCCTGTTCCTCGGTTTCCACACCCTGGGCCTCTACGTCCACAACGACGTGGTCGTGGCCTTCGGCACTCCCGAGAAGCAGATCCTGGTGGAGCCCGTGTTCGCCCAGTTCGTGCAGGCGGCGAGCGGTAAGGCCATCTACGGCATGAACGTGCTGCTGGCCAATCCCGACAGCCTGGTGAGCAATGCCCCTGGCCCCGGCGCCGTCTGGCTGCCCGGTTGGCTCGATGGCATCAACGCCGGCGACAACTCCCTGTTCCTGCAGATCGGTCCTGGTGACTTCCTCGTTCACCACGCGATCGCGCTGGGTCTGCACACCACCACCCTGATCCTGGTGAAGGGTGCCCTGGATGCCCGGGGTTCCAAGCTGATGCCCGACAAGAAGGACTTCGGCTACTCCTTCCCCTGCGACGGCCCCGGCCGTGGTGGTACCTGCGACATCAGTGCCTGGGACGCCTTCTATCTGGCTGTCTTCTGGGCTCTGAACACGGTTGGTTGGCTCACCTTCTACTGGCACTGGAAGCACCTCGCCATCTGGCAGGGCAACGTGGCCCAGTTCAACGAATCCAGCACCTATCTGATGGGCTGGTTCCGCGATTACCTGTGGCTCAACAGCTCCCAGCTGATCAACGGCTACAACCCCGCTGGTTCCAACAACCTGGCGGTCTGGGCGTGGATGTTCCTGTTCGGCCACCTCGTGTGGGCCACCGGCTTCATGTTCCTGATCTCCTGGCGTGGTTACTGGCAGGAGCTGATCGAGACCATCGTCTGGGCTCACCAGCGCACCCCGCTCGCCAATCTGGTGGGCTGGCGCGACAAGCCTGTGGCTCTCTCGATCGTTCAGGCCCGCGTGGTTGGTCTGGCTCACTTCACCGTGGGTTACTTCCTCACCTATGCGGCCTTCCTGATCGCCTCCACCTCCGGGAAGTTCGGCTGA
- the psaA gene encoding photosystem I core protein PsaA, producing MTISPPERGEKAKAMVDRNPVPATFELFEKPGHFDRSLAKGPKTTTWVWNLHANAHDFDSHTSDLEEVSRKIFSAHFGHLAVIFIWLSGAFFHGARFSNYTGWLADPLHVKPSAQVVWPIFGQEILNGDVGAGFHGIQITSGLFHVWRAWGFTSEFQLLCTAIGALVMAGLMLNAGVFHYHKAAPKLEWFQNVESMLNHHLAGLLGLGSLSWTGHLLHVSLPTTALMDAIDAGQPLALNGKTIASYADIPLPHEFINQDVLAQLYPGFGAGISAFFTGNWAAYSDFLTFKGGLNPVTGSLWMTDIAHHHLAIAVLFIVAGHMYRTNWGIGHSLKEILEGQKGDPLLFPAPKGHDGLFEFMTTSWHAQLGVNLALLGSLTIIVAHHMYAMPPYPYIGIDYPTQLSLFTHHMWIGGFLIVGAGAHAAIAMVRDYDPAKHIDNVLDRVLKARDALISHLNWVCIWLGFHSFGLYIHNDTMRALGRPQDMFSDSAIALKPVFAQWIQGLHAAAAGSTAPNALAGVSEVFNGAVVAVGGKVAAAPIPLGTADFMVHHIHAFTIHVTVLILLKGVLYSRSSRLIPDKANLGFRFPCDGPGRGGTCQVSAWDHVFLGLFWMYNSLSIVIFHFSWKMQSDVWGTVNADGTVQHITNGNFAQSAITINGWLRDFLWAQAAQVINSYGSSSSAYGLMFLGAHFVWAFSLMFLFSGRGYWQELIESIVWAHNKLKVAPAIQPRALSITQGRAVGVAHYLLGGIATTWSFFLARIIAVG from the coding sequence ATGACCATCAGCCCACCAGAGCGTGGGGAAAAGGCCAAGGCCATGGTCGACCGGAACCCCGTTCCGGCCACGTTCGAGCTTTTCGAAAAGCCCGGACACTTCGACCGCAGCCTGGCCAAGGGTCCCAAAACCACAACCTGGGTTTGGAACCTCCACGCCAACGCTCACGACTTCGACAGCCACACGAGCGACCTCGAAGAGGTCTCTCGCAAGATCTTCTCGGCTCACTTCGGCCATCTGGCCGTCATCTTCATCTGGTTGAGCGGTGCCTTCTTCCACGGCGCCCGCTTCTCCAACTACACCGGCTGGCTGGCCGACCCTCTGCACGTCAAGCCTTCAGCCCAAGTGGTCTGGCCGATCTTCGGCCAGGAAATTCTCAATGGTGATGTGGGTGCCGGCTTCCACGGCATTCAGATCACCTCCGGCCTCTTCCATGTGTGGAGGGCCTGGGGTTTCACCAGCGAGTTCCAGCTCCTCTGCACCGCCATCGGTGCCCTGGTGATGGCTGGCCTGATGCTGAATGCCGGCGTCTTCCACTATCACAAGGCCGCACCGAAGCTGGAGTGGTTCCAGAACGTTGAGTCCATGCTCAACCACCACCTGGCTGGCCTGCTGGGCCTGGGCTCCCTGTCCTGGACCGGGCACCTCCTTCACGTGTCCCTGCCCACCACGGCCCTGATGGATGCCATTGATGCCGGCCAGCCTCTGGCCCTCAACGGCAAGACCATCGCCTCCTACGCCGACATCCCCCTGCCCCACGAGTTCATCAACCAGGACGTACTGGCGCAGCTCTATCCGGGATTCGGCGCAGGCATCTCCGCTTTCTTCACCGGCAACTGGGCGGCCTACAGCGATTTCCTCACCTTCAAGGGTGGTCTGAATCCTGTGACCGGCAGCCTCTGGATGACCGACATCGCGCATCACCACCTGGCGATCGCGGTGCTCTTCATCGTGGCCGGCCACATGTACCGCACCAACTGGGGTATCGGTCACAGCCTCAAGGAGATCCTGGAAGGTCAGAAGGGTGATCCCCTGCTCTTCCCGGCTCCGAAGGGTCACGACGGCCTGTTCGAGTTCATGACCACCAGCTGGCATGCCCAACTCGGCGTGAACCTGGCCCTGCTCGGCTCGCTGACCATCATCGTGGCGCATCACATGTATGCGATGCCGCCCTATCCCTACATCGGGATTGATTACCCCACTCAGCTGTCACTGTTCACCCACCACATGTGGATCGGTGGCTTCCTGATCGTGGGTGCCGGTGCTCACGCCGCCATCGCCATGGTGCGTGACTACGACCCCGCCAAGCACATCGACAACGTGCTGGACCGAGTGCTCAAGGCCCGTGATGCCCTGATCAGCCACCTCAACTGGGTGTGCATCTGGCTGGGCTTCCACAGCTTCGGCCTCTACATCCACAACGACACCATGCGTGCCCTGGGCCGTCCCCAGGACATGTTCAGCGACTCGGCGATTGCCCTGAAGCCCGTGTTCGCCCAGTGGATCCAGGGCCTCCACGCCGCTGCCGCCGGCAGCACCGCTCCCAACGCCCTCGCCGGCGTGAGTGAGGTGTTCAACGGTGCCGTGGTGGCGGTCGGCGGCAAGGTCGCTGCTGCGCCGATCCCCCTGGGTACGGCGGACTTCATGGTCCACCACATCCATGCTTTCACGATCCACGTCACCGTGCTGATCCTGCTGAAGGGTGTGCTGTATTCACGCAGCTCGCGTCTGATCCCCGACAAGGCGAACCTCGGATTCCGCTTCCCCTGCGACGGCCCCGGCCGTGGCGGTACCTGCCAGGTGTCGGCCTGGGACCACGTGTTCCTGGGTCTGTTCTGGATGTACAACTCCCTGTCCATCGTGATCTTCCACTTCTCCTGGAAGATGCAGAGCGATGTGTGGGGCACCGTCAACGCCGACGGCACCGTCCAGCACATCACCAACGGCAACTTCGCCCAGAGCGCCATCACCATCAACGGTTGGCTGCGTGACTTCCTGTGGGCTCAGGCCGCACAGGTGATCAACAGCTATGGCTCGAGCTCCAGTGCCTATGGCCTGATGTTCCTGGGTGCCCACTTCGTCTGGGCCTTCAGCCTGATGTTCCTCTTCAGTGGCCGCGGCTACTGGCAGGAGCTGATCGAGTCCATCGTCTGGGCTCACAACAAGCTGAAGGTGGCGCCGGCCATCCAGCCCCGCGCCCTCTCCATTACCCAGGGCCGTGCCGTGGGTGTCGCCCATTACCTGCTGGGCGGTATCGCGACCACCTGGTCCTTCTTCCTGGCCCGCATCATTGCGGTCGGCTGA